A genomic stretch from Syntrophorhabdaceae bacterium includes:
- a CDS encoding site-specific integrase, which translates to MSTWKRGRKWYFRFRFQGRYVMSDRGYESQQEARAAQAEKHVDLARTGAIRMDFINLCKSRLDELGSKRGPSYLSDNLAMVKLLIEEELWALKKTVTPKDVKTFLDRIAAQVSPQRANKYRAYILALFNHDKRYRPSNPVLEIGKYPEIREPKYVPPKEDVAVVLSRCTDEQKDYLWTLALTAARCGEINKLKVEDVKPHLGYLTISTKKAANSQTTYRNIPMRGFLAEIMEHRIGEAKKAGSEYVFFQTHRGSPIRYNYRSKFLRNKCAEAGVRPFTYHCLRHFSTVVMAQKSVPIKEVQLMLGHKRLTTTQIYTESLTTVPANVTNELENELLSSFGVATKSRNRRK; encoded by the coding sequence ATGTCAACGTGGAAGCGCGGCAGGAAGTGGTACTTCCGGTTCAGATTTCAGGGCCGGTACGTGATGAGCGATCGGGGATACGAAAGTCAGCAAGAGGCAAGGGCAGCGCAGGCGGAGAAGCACGTGGATCTCGCCCGGACCGGAGCGATCCGCATGGACTTCATCAATCTTTGCAAAAGTCGCTTGGACGAGCTCGGATCGAAAAGGGGTCCCTCATACTTGTCCGATAACTTGGCCATGGTGAAATTGCTTATCGAAGAGGAGCTATGGGCCTTGAAAAAGACAGTCACGCCCAAAGATGTCAAGACGTTTCTGGACAGGATCGCCGCGCAGGTTTCCCCGCAACGGGCGAATAAATACCGCGCGTATATTCTTGCTCTGTTCAACCATGACAAGAGATACAGGCCTTCCAATCCCGTGCTCGAGATCGGCAAATACCCGGAAATCCGGGAGCCGAAATACGTCCCACCCAAAGAAGACGTTGCCGTCGTTCTCTCCAGGTGCACCGACGAGCAGAAAGACTACCTCTGGACGCTTGCGCTCACCGCGGCGCGCTGCGGAGAGATCAACAAGCTCAAGGTCGAGGACGTAAAGCCACACCTCGGCTATCTGACAATATCGACGAAGAAAGCGGCGAACAGCCAAACCACTTACCGAAACATCCCGATGCGTGGTTTTCTCGCAGAGATCATGGAACACAGGATCGGCGAGGCTAAGAAGGCCGGGTCCGAGTACGTCTTTTTCCAGACGCATCGCGGTTCGCCGATCCGCTACAATTATCGGTCCAAGTTTCTACGCAACAAGTGTGCCGAGGCCGGCGTCAGACCCTTCACGTACCACTGTCTGCGTCATTTCTCCACGGTTGTTATGGCGCAGAAAAGCGTACCGATCAAAGAGGTGCAGCTCATGCTTGGGCACAAGAGACTGACGACAACTCAAATTTACACGGAATCACTCACCACGGTTCCGGCAAACGTTACCAACGAACTGGAAAACGAGCTTCTCTCCAGTTTCG